One genomic segment of Amycolatopsis sp. WQ 127309 includes these proteins:
- a CDS encoding MarR family winged helix-turn-helix transcriptional regulator, producing MSSERAKLVEEVLLGARELSTETVMFHTAIAETRGLSPVESKVLDYLARLGPQMPKELARLSGLAPASVTALIDRLERKGFVAREPHPDDRRKVLIALDPGAIERSVHLWDHLVAKVIELCERYSDDELRTVIGFVAAAAAITHESTTRLTHSPGG from the coding sequence GTGTCAAGCGAGCGAGCGAAGCTGGTCGAAGAGGTCCTGCTCGGGGCGCGGGAACTCTCGACGGAGACGGTCATGTTCCACACCGCGATCGCCGAGACGCGGGGGCTGTCGCCGGTCGAGAGCAAGGTGCTGGACTACCTCGCCCGGCTCGGCCCGCAGATGCCGAAGGAGCTGGCGCGGCTGTCCGGGCTCGCGCCGGCGTCGGTGACGGCGCTCATCGACCGGCTCGAGCGCAAGGGGTTCGTCGCCCGCGAGCCGCACCCGGACGACCGGCGCAAGGTCCTCATCGCGCTCGACCCGGGCGCGATCGAGCGCAGTGTGCACCTCTGGGACCACCTGGTGGCCAAGGTCATCGAGCTCTGCGAGCGCTATTCCGACGACGAGCTCCGCACGGTGATCGGGTTCGTCGCGGCCGCCGCGGCCATCACCCACGAGTCGACGACACGGCTCACGCATTCCCCGGGCGGGTGA